In a genomic window of Scyliorhinus torazame isolate Kashiwa2021f chromosome 5, sScyTor2.1, whole genome shotgun sequence:
- the LOC140421700 gene encoding uncharacterized protein translates to MGEKPWKCGDCGKGFNYPSELHIHQRSHTGERPFTCSVCEKGFTKSSDLLRHQRVHTGERPFICSVCRKGFTASYHLLKHHCIHSEERNGENMFPCSVCGRCFSRKSNLSKHKCCPNGEKLWKCGDCGKGFNYPSELHIHQRSHTGERPFTCSVCGQGFTKSSDLLRHQRVHTGERPFTCSVCRKSFTTSYGLLSHHRIHSEERPFQCSYCEKNYKRKRDLLSHKLTHTGEKPFTCSICGKGFARSFDLLTHQLVHTDQRPFKYPDCEKSFKSRKDLLTHKHTQTRERPFICSFCGKGFSWKSNLLKHQRSHTGERPFICSVCGKGFIQSSHMVRHQQIHK, encoded by the coding sequence ATgggggagaaaccgtggaaatgtggagactgtgggaagggattcaattacccgtctgagCTGCATATTCATCagcgcagtcacaccggggagagaccattcacctgttctgtgtgtgagaaaggattcactaaaTCATCTgaccttctgagacaccagcgagttcacactggggaaagaccgttcatctgctctgtgtgtcggAAAGGCTTCACAGCTTCGTACCACCTCCTGAAACACCATTGTATCCACAGTGAGGAGAGAAATGGGGAGAACATGTttccgtgttctgtgtgtggacgatgcTTCAGCCGAAAATCAAACCTGTCAAAACACAAGTGCTGTCCCAAcggggagaaactgtggaaatgtggagactgtgggaagggattcaattacccatctgagcTGCATATTCATCagcgcagtcacaccggggagagaccattcacctgttctgtgtgtgggcaaGGATTCACTAAATCATCCgaccttctgagacaccagcgagttcacaccggggagagaccattcacctgctctgtgtgtcggAAAAGCTTCACAACCTCATACGGCCTCCTGTCACACCATCGTatccacagtgaggagagacctttTCAATGTTCTTACTGTGAGAAAAACTATAAAAGGAAAAGAGATCTGTTGAGCCATAAACtcactcacaccggggagaagccgttcacctgctccatttgtgggaaaggatttgcccgTTCATTcgatctgctgacacaccaacttgttcatactgatcagaggccGTTTAAatatcctgactgtgagaagagctttaaaagccggAAGGATCTGCTGACACATAAACACACTCAAACCAGGGAGAGACCTTTCATCTGTTCTTTCTGTGGGAAAGGTTTCTCTTGGAAGTCCAACCTACTTAAGCACCAGcggagtcacactggggagaggccgttcatctgctcagtgtgtggaaagggattcattcaatCATCCCACATGGTgagacatcagcaaattcacaagtga